The following nucleotide sequence is from Coffea eugenioides isolate CCC68of chromosome 10, Ceug_1.0, whole genome shotgun sequence.
atttaagcacaataaagaaaacttaattaaagagaaaagataagaaatgcaaaccaaatatcaatccaatagcctcttcaatagatggcgatgctaaccaagatgtacaagtgaaggctcactccttcctcgccccaaacacactttggttgagccaaggagttttacaactattctagataaccctcaacaacctacacttgaaagatcactcacccaattaagaactattttatacaaatgaggcaaccttcaccaaggttttaccacttcaagtgataggttcaccttcaccaaggttttacttctCCTAGAGAgaaaccttcacttgagcaatctcacaacccaacttccccaaccccttatacaaccaacaaagaatctttctactcaaaaatctcacttgtaagcttgtattttgtgttggcaaaagtctcttgtcttcttgtgctttggggtatttatagaaggtgagaaatggtttcaaaagactctctaacggtcaaatattaaatgctgtcaaaactagccgttggcctgtcggacgtccgaaccacctgtcgaacgtccgaaccctgcgtccaaaccacctgtcggacgtccgaaccctgcgtccgaacgttgacagagagtcatcaaatctttgcgaaatttctcggacgtccgatgcgatcgatgtgcgttcGAGGCGTGCGTCTGAtgcttccggacgtccgatgcttcctcacgagcgtccgacagagtttccttcttgatgttcttcatcctttcggacgtccgatagcttcctttcggacgtcccacatgagtgccatgtttttgcttcttctaacaaattgctcacataaaaacattagcccaaatctatattttggtttgttaatcatcaaaaccaaggattgatcgaccaaggtcaacaatctccccctttttgatgatgacaaacaaaatgaagatttctttgatcaaataagttcaaataaaactcccccttagaaaatgccaacatacaaagaaatttcaataaatcctactcccccttttgacatcaatcaaaacaaactccccctttattttttcaaaatcaagaccatattgaatatcaaaattttcaaaattgtaCTTACCAACCATATAAGCACTTCTGGATCAAATCTTCATGATGTAcctaaaatatgagaaatttcatttggtaccctttctttatagggtccttgggagttaatacaacatgatctagcaatccacatggatttcataccttttctcatatttttctttacatagcaaacattttgcatatgtccaaatttgcaacaaaagtgacacatgatagaagtattttgcacataggcggatttaatgcaactaattttcttatttcttatcatagcaaacttatttgtgcttgaaaagatttgctttcttttgtttgagaaaacttttgtttttcattttggagaaactcgttcaagtcattaattcttttctttaacaaattctgttcctccaacattttttcataaaactttgttttctcttccaacttccttttcaaattatttttgcaatcaaaaacacttttttgtttttttaaatcatcattttccattctcaaacatttgttttcttgaaaaagtttggagttttcttccaacaaatcatttatttttgttttcaaatctttatttttagcataagattttctcaaacttttatgcattttaatcataagaattttcatatcatcatcttcattatcttcatcacaagaagagtgataagaacttacatcatcttctccaatggccattagtgccatttgggccaactcttctttttctctttttgaattgcattcaccccatgtaattttgcaatctcctcttgaacatctcttgttgaagatcttcttgaaacttttgatgtgaggagttatatcattgtccacttccatgatttcattacccatgaaggatgggttatcccccacttgagatgctttaaaagctatgcctctcttatacattcttgcattttcttcctcttgcactttgaatttcagctttaattcataagaggttagggtatccacaagagattcaatggacatagaatttaaatcctttgcctcttctatagcatttattttgttttcccattcttttggcaaggcattcaaaatctttctatttttttcacccaaaagaatattcttttccaagcaatttaagatcttgaataatgtcacaaaatctactacacatcttatcaacattttcaagaggatgcattttgaaaagttcatattgagaaacaagcaaagatttcttttgttctttaatatcttggttaccttcatgaaatacacacaatttatcccaaatatctttagctgatttacaacctttaatcctactagattcatttacatctaatgcattgtacaatatacacatggccttgaCATTCAAAaaaaaggtatctcttgtctttttcattcaattcttgtctagtctttaatctactcaaattagtgaTAGAGTCAATTATTctggcttcataaggaccatcttctaccacatactataattcaatataaacggattgtaagaaaatcatcattctttgtttccacatgctaaaataagaaccattaaacataggtggtctatcaatagattgcccttctaaaaaagaaacttttatggttgccatgatctttactctaagcggttaagcttgatcaaaagagaccaagctctgataccaattgtaagtcctggtgcaacccaaagagtacaaacaatttcacaatgatgcacaaagatatatcaaatttaagcacaataaagaaaacttaattaaagagaaaagataagaaatgcaaaccaaatatcaatccaatagcctcttcaatagatggcgatgctaaccaagatgtacaagtgaaggctcactccttcctcgccccaaacacactttggttgagccaaggagttttacaactattctagataaccctcaacaacctacacttgaaagatcactcacccaattaagaactattttatacaaatgaggcaaccttcaccaaggttttaccacttcaagtgataggttcaccttcaccaaggttttacttctcctagagagtaaccttcacttgagcaacctcacaacccaacttccccaaccccttatacaaccaacaaagaatctttctactcaaaaatctcacttgtaagtttgtattttgtgttggcaaaagtctcttgtcttcttgtgctttggggtatttatagaaggtgagaaatggcttcaaaaggctctctaacggtcaaatattaaatgctgtcaaaactagccgttggcctgtcggacgtccgaaccacctgtcgaacgtccgaaccctgcgtccaaaccacctgtcggacgtccgaaccctgcgtccgaacgttgacagagagtcatcaaatctttgcgaaatttcttggacgtccgatgcgatcgatgtgcgtccgaggcgtgcgtccgatgcttccggacgtccgatgcttcctcacgagtgtccgacagagtttccttcttgatgttcttcatcctttcggacattcgatagcttcctttcggacgtcccacatgagtgccctgtttttgcttcttctaacaaattgctcacataaaaacattagcccaaatctacattttggtttgttaatcatcaaaaccaaggattgatcaaccaaggtcaacaaaaTTCCACAAGTAGTTTAGATTATTTGAAGCTAGACCACATGGGCTTCCTCTATAAACATGGTAGTAGTTCCTTTGATGTTTGGGTCAGATTTTCAAAGTCCCCAAATTTGGTTGAATTAAACTTGAAAATCTATAAAACTTGACTTTAATTGATTTTTCGCATATCTTCTAACTAAAAATTTTGAGTGATCCCTTATGAAATCTTTCATTCTCAAAGTGGAGTTTCCAGTCGTATAAAGCATATTATCATTTGCAATATGTTTCATTTGTGTAAAAGTTGTAAAAAAAGACTGAAAAAGCGACGTTTTAGCTTAATGTGCCCTGTACATTAAGCCAAAAGTGAGCATATTTCGCGAAAAGAATTCGACAATGGTTTTCTCAGAAGATTTCCTTGTTAGCTTttaaaaatctaattttctttgCTAGAAGAGACATAGCTAAATATTTTACTAATGCTATGACAAAGTCATTATATTGTAATATGAATATTTGACAATAATTTATGCAGAAGATTTTGAGCATCTCAATGAGTTTTATAACAATACGAATACgatgatagttttttttttttttttttgttatcaccacaaatatcaaattggcttGGCAGATTACATGAGTTTGGTCATATATGCATTACTCAAACTAGACCTAATTTGTACATATGGTCTTTCTCCGCATGGATAAGAAGTTTCGAGAGTTTAATTACAtcaattatatttttagagGTTTTTATTGGTATCCTATCTTATCTCAACCACTAAGTTACAAAAACATCTACTCAAACTAACCTACTCTTGGATAAAATAGTAGTAGTGGGAGTCCTTAAACAAAACGATTTTGACAAGATATTAAACAACTACTAAACAATCTATTTCTTTCCTTAACTCCATTTGTCAAAGACCAAAacccaaaagaaagaaagttgtGTGCAGATAGTTATACTAAATGAAAGGAGGAATTGTTCAAAGAGAAGACAGAATGCAACATCCTCAAGGCGTGAACATGTAAGACTATAGATTTCATTATTATTTCTATAGttatcttatttatttattttatttttcaaggtTTTGGATTCATCATTATAAGCCTTAAGCATGTCTGGACCAAGGTAGGTTTTACATAGGTTTTGGAAATTCTTTTCACAATCAAGACTTGATTGGCTTCACGGCTGACTATGAAATCTATATGTTATACTTCTAGTTGGAATGATTAGACTCTTTGTCATTTAATAGTGGTACTAATACCATACATTTGTCAAAAGCCAGATTGACCGAGACTTGTAAACATGAATTTGTCATGCATTATTCCAATGGGTTCTTCGGTtcggaaaccaaaaaaaaaaaaaaaaagtctttcaTCTTCACACCTTGAACAAGTAAGGCTCTAACTCATAATTTTCTGATTTACTCATTTTACGAATTTCCTTAGCCTAGAATTCACTAAAATATACTTGGGAGTTTTAATAAGAATACACTGCCtagcatctttttttttttttgacaattaGGATAGAAAAATTTCATGTAAATGTAGATGGTATCTACAGATATAGTGCCAATTTTTATGGAAAAAAACCACAAAAATGAACGGAGTTTAATTTCAGAACCTAGAAGAGTGGGCTAAAATCACATATGTGTGAATCAAAGACATTGCAGATTGAATTTTGAAACCAAAGTTCCATAATTCCACTTCAAATcacattatattttttaaaaaaatgtgaaaacacAGTAAGAATCTTATATTGCAAGTTTTACAATAGATCTCCTTCTATGTATTAAAATTTCCATACAAATTAAGTGTAGGCAAAAGAAAGCTTAATTACCTCCCATTTGAATCGGATGGGATCAGGAAAATTCAAGATATAGAATTTGCTTTCCAATTTCTTCAAAAATCTGATGGAGATGAAAACTGCTAGAAAGATGGGAAAAGATTAAACAGAAGCAGATTGATCTTTTTTGCTTTAGGGGTGAGTTCAGCtgtggaaaagaaaaagtgcGAAGAGAGAGAATGCCATTTGGGGAGAAATCtattttctatctttttcccttttgtaaGTGAAAGCCATTTTACATGCTCATGTTGTGACAACATCAAAATGCACCGCACCTTGAAAATTGtggaattaaagaaaattatGATTCATGTTAGCATGTCCAGATTTAACATAAACAATTAGACTACAAAGCGCTGTGATGTGAATAAAGATAGaaactgaaaaaaattaaagaacagGATACAAACTTGAAAGAGTTCAAAAGTTTGCAAAACACTAAGAAATTGCAGGGCAAGCTCCAAATAGAACAGTAGAACAATACCTTTCGAAAATAAATTGCTATAGCAACAGCTCCTTTCCTACATCTCCATTGTCTTGGCATTCCTCGAATCCTCGTAATATATTTGCCTATATTTGACATATAGTTCCTCACCCCTCTTGACCTTGTCAGCCCTATGCTTTGATTCCAAATTTGCGAGTGCGTAGCGCGTCCTTTTTACATGGACGGCACGAAACTGGGAACATCGGGTCTCTACCTGATGTATCCGTCTGAGACAattcaagaaaatcatcatcaaataaaaaaagttcaaatcatttaaaaactttaCAATGTCTTTCTTGTTTTACCTGCAGAAGGGCACAAAGTGAGTCGGTGTCTTTGGTTTCGGCTTCCCTATATCTGTCTTTTTCTTGTTCTCAGTCAAACTTTTTTTGTACTTCTGATAAGCGACAAAGGCATCCAAGCAATCACCTTCGAGGATTAATTTTATGTCGCTTTCTCCCTCGGTTACAAGGTGATTATATGCTTGCTCTACAAAGTGGGCCATGGCTCTCAATTTGAGTAGCGTCACATCACCAACTGTGGCCTCCTCAAAATCTTCCAGGAAGGTTGTTACCACCCTTCCCCCACTATCTCTAAGAACTCCACACCCCTGTCCTCTATTTTTTGAGGAATCAAACGTGACATCGGTGTTAAGCTTATAAAAGCTGCAAGAATAACcataaaaaacaaaaggaaaggaataACGTTAGTTACCAATTTATCCCCAAATACATCTttaaaaaaatcagaaaaaaaaagaatggaaaaaatttgcaaataaaataGGTAGgcatagaagaagaagaataccCAGTGGGAGGCTTCTCCCAAAGGTCCAAACACAATGAAAAGATGACGGCTGCtagcaaaaaaaattaaaaataaactccCCAAGAATAAGGCGAAACATACAAACATAAATCATAGAAGATATTTACTAGAGAAAGTGATACAAGAGCAGGTTCATTCAATGATATCAAAAACCCAACCTTTTCAACTTAAATATagtattataaaaatttaaaattcttttcGGGTGTTTTTGCTCCCTCCCCACTCAATGTCCTGCCCCCCATCCTTCCTTTCCCCGCCAGCCACCTCCATCCTCCTCCCCGCGCCCTTGCCTACCATCTTCCCCCGACCCAAGTTGTACAAAGCCAAGAGAGATGACGTTCTCATGCCTCTTAAGTGTTAATGAAACTCTAAAGTTACTTCTGAATGCCAAATCTTTTGACCCAATTGAGAGAAATTATCTCATTTTAATCATGTCAAACTCTAAGCAAACCCAGATGAAGCAGTAAAGAGTTTGACGCAAATAAGAATAGCAAGACTATAGAAGGGACGCGACACCACAAGTCTTTCCACCTGGATAATTGTGTCAATGTTTTGCCATATCACCTGTAGAAAGTGAAGATAACCCATCCTAAGTGCTCCTTTCTCCTTGAGGTCAGAAGCAATACATGAAATCACATCTAGCTGAAAAGCACGTGCAGATCTTGCAACCCAAGAAGTTAAAGAAGACGAACAAGCCATCTAAACCTCTTCATTCCCTGAAAAAGAATACATCAGAATATAAGCATGTGTGATCCCCAAAAAGAACACAAATCTGCATGATTTAAAAGTATATCCATCACTAGAATTTTAAGTCAATATTCGAAGGTGAAGTATGAGCTTTTGTTTGCTCATTATATTAGAATTATACAACATAGTTTTTAAGAAGTTGAAAACAACATTTTACAAAAAACAACAAACTCTTGCGGTAAATTGGTTTTAAGTCAGCCTTATGTGTCCCAGCAAGAACATAGAAAGCTACAGCACATTGCCAACAAATCTAGTGTATAAAACCCGataagaattttttttgcaACATTTCACCCTAATTTGCGAACTATTTTGAGGAATCAGtgataaaaagaaagaattggTATATTTCAATAGTGCATCTACAATTGTACATAGTTTATCACCTACTATCTACTTtgcccaaaataaaaaagaccTTGGCAGGTGGAATAAATATGATCATCATAGATCATGTTTGCTCACAAAGGCACAAAACCACCCTCATCGCCAGGCTTTCTACTTACCCTGGAAAATTGCAAGTTGATTTTGATAATTAATACTCCAAC
It contains:
- the LOC113750731 gene encoding uncharacterized protein LOC113750731, which translates into the protein MACSSSLTSWVARSARAFQLDVISCIASDLKEKGALRMGYLHFLQVIWQNIDTIIQVERLVVSRPFYSLAILICVKLFTASSGFYKLNTDVTFDSSKNRGQGCGVLRDSGGRVVTTFLEDFEEATVGDVTLLKLRAMAHFVEQAYNHLVTEGESDIKLILEGDCLDAFVAYQKYKKSLTENKKKTDIGKPKPKTPTHFVPFCRRIHQVETRCSQFRAVHVKRTRYALANLESKHRADKVKRGEELYVKYRQIYYEDSRNAKTMEM